A section of the Agarivorans litoreus genome encodes:
- the ycfP gene encoding alpha/beta hydrolase YcfP, with product MIIYLHGFDSTSPGNHEKVLQLQFVDPDVRPISYSTIHPRHDMSHLLKEVHKQLMLSAEEEVVICGVGLGGYWSERIGFLCGIPSVIFNPNLHPEVNMQGRIERPEEYIDIASKCVTEFRTKNKGNCTVVLSENDEVLDNKISEQELKEYYQVVWDKEQSHKFKDISHHLQLIKSLKRLPSL from the coding sequence ATGATTATTTATCTACACGGCTTTGACTCAACAAGCCCGGGTAACCACGAAAAAGTGCTGCAGCTGCAATTTGTTGATCCTGATGTTCGACCTATTAGCTATAGTACCATTCACCCAAGGCATGACATGAGTCATCTTCTTAAAGAAGTACACAAGCAACTTATGTTAAGTGCCGAAGAAGAAGTAGTGATTTGTGGAGTGGGTTTAGGGGGCTACTGGAGCGAGCGAATTGGCTTTTTATGTGGTATTCCCTCGGTGATTTTCAACCCTAATTTACACCCAGAAGTAAATATGCAAGGACGCATCGAGCGGCCAGAAGAGTATATTGATATTGCTTCGAAGTGTGTTACTGAGTTTCGGACCAAGAACAAAGGCAACTGCACAGTGGTGTTGTCGGAAAACGATGAAGTATTGGATAATAAAATTTCAGAACAAGAGCTAAAAGAATACTATCAAGTGGTGTGGGATAAAGAGCAAAGTCATAAATTTAAAGACATTAGTCATCACTTACAGTTAATTAAGTCTTTAAAACGTTTACCAAGTCTTTAG
- the nagZ gene encoding beta-N-acetylhexosaminidase: MGPLFLDLLGTELSTEEREMLQHPLVAGVILFSRNYQDRAQLIELVRTIRASSKQRLLIAVDHEGGRVQRFREQFSAIPAMGKIANTANQLGLSGIEWSKQLGWLMAVELRACDIDISFAPVLDINGVSDVIGQRAFSDKPEQITQLASAFVDGMLVAGMKATGKHFPGHGNVKADTHHLEARDNRSFADIQQQDMQVFASLIAQNKLDAVMPAHVIYSQVDEKPAGFSKIWLQQILRKSLAFKGLVFSDDLSMKGAAVAGDHVARAKQALNAGCDLLLACNDREASISLLDGLEHTDVPAGERLVGKAYPLSWSELEAQAHYKEIAARAAKIAQMSSETNSL; the protein is encoded by the coding sequence ATGGGGCCTCTTTTTTTAGATTTACTTGGTACTGAACTCAGCACAGAAGAACGCGAAATGCTTCAGCATCCTTTAGTTGCTGGGGTTATTTTGTTCAGCCGTAATTATCAAGACCGAGCTCAATTAATAGAGCTAGTAAGAACCATTAGAGCGTCTAGCAAACAGCGTTTACTGATTGCTGTTGACCATGAGGGTGGGCGTGTTCAACGTTTTAGAGAGCAGTTTTCTGCTATACCTGCGATGGGGAAAATTGCCAACACCGCCAATCAGCTAGGCTTGTCTGGCATTGAATGGTCAAAGCAATTAGGTTGGTTAATGGCGGTTGAGCTGCGAGCTTGCGACATTGATATCAGTTTTGCTCCCGTGTTAGATATTAATGGCGTGAGTGACGTAATTGGCCAGCGGGCATTTAGTGACAAGCCAGAACAAATTACTCAGCTTGCCAGCGCATTTGTCGATGGTATGTTGGTAGCAGGAATGAAAGCCACCGGTAAGCACTTTCCTGGTCATGGTAATGTAAAAGCCGATACACATCATTTAGAGGCGCGTGATAACCGCTCTTTTGCCGACATTCAACAGCAAGATATGCAAGTGTTTGCCTCGCTAATAGCCCAAAATAAGTTGGATGCGGTGATGCCTGCACATGTTATTTACTCACAAGTCGATGAAAAGCCGGCAGGTTTTTCTAAGATTTGGCTGCAGCAAATTCTACGCAAAAGTTTGGCGTTTAAAGGTCTAGTATTTAGTGATGATTTAAGCATGAAAGGTGCGGCAGTGGCGGGCGATCATGTGGCGCGCGCTAAACAGGCACTAAATGCTGGCTGTGATTTGTTGCTCGCCTGTAATGATCGAGAAGCAAGCATTAGTTTGCTAGATGGTCTAGAGCACACTGATGTGCCCGCCGGTGAGCGTTTAGTTGGCAAAGCATATCCACTTAGTTGGTCTGAGTTAGAAGCGCAAGCTCATTATAAAGAAATTGCCGCTCGCGCAGCGAAAATAGCGCAAATGAGTAGTGAAACAAACAGTTTATAA
- the lpoB gene encoding penicillin-binding protein activator LpoB — protein sequence MKKLVLAASVLAFTLTGCSTQVSYGDPQEVETVDVAFGSSDLQKIAGEMTDSMISSPLLAEITANNRPIVFVERIKNKTTEHIDTESVTDSISTKLLQSGKFRFVDMSRVNEVREQLDFQNEVGLVDPSKAIAFGQQVGAEYMLYGNLASIVKTNKKTKDVYYKMTMRLMDLKTGLVEWADETEIRKAETKSTFGW from the coding sequence ATGAAAAAACTTGTATTAGCAGCATCCGTACTGGCATTTACCTTGACTGGGTGTTCAACTCAGGTGAGCTATGGCGACCCTCAAGAAGTTGAAACTGTAGATGTTGCTTTTGGCTCGAGTGATTTGCAGAAGATTGCTGGCGAAATGACTGACTCCATGATCTCATCTCCTTTGTTAGCGGAAATCACCGCCAATAATCGCCCCATTGTGTTTGTTGAACGGATCAAAAATAAAACTACTGAACACATCGATACCGAATCGGTAACTGATTCCATCAGCACCAAGTTATTGCAATCGGGCAAATTTCGATTTGTTGATATGAGCCGCGTGAATGAAGTGCGAGAGCAGCTCGACTTTCAAAATGAGGTTGGTTTAGTTGACCCCTCAAAAGCGATTGCATTTGGTCAACAGGTCGGCGCTGAGTATATGCTTTATGGTAATCTAGCCAGTATTGTAAAAACCAACAAAAAGACTAAAGACGTTTATTACAAAATGACCATGCGCTTAATGGATCTCAAAACCGGTTTAGTTGAATGGGCTGATGAGACTGAAATCCGTAAGGCCGAAACTAAATCTACTTTTGGATGGTAG
- a CDS encoding YcfL family protein has protein sequence MKYLLLLSVLLVGCTTDTSGIAADSGKPDGKQWLIVDNLNLGRKLTIIDAATHQGMDRLRGVATIQSLFKGDLNLQYRFYWYDSNNVQLNNATTAWTPLSLHGKQQIQVQSVALVHNANHFKIYVREVE, from the coding sequence ATGAAATATTTGCTGTTACTAAGTGTATTGTTGGTTGGGTGCACCACTGATACTTCAGGGATTGCAGCCGACTCAGGCAAACCTGATGGTAAACAATGGTTAATCGTAGATAACCTTAATCTAGGTCGTAAGCTCACCATTATTGATGCAGCAACTCACCAAGGTATGGATCGCCTGCGTGGTGTCGCCACGATACAATCTTTGTTCAAAGGCGACTTAAATTTACAGTATCGTTTTTATTGGTACGACAGTAACAATGTACAATTGAACAATGCAACAACAGCATGGACGCCGCTAAGCTTGCACGGCAAGCAACAAATTCAGGTGCAATCGGTGGCGTTAGTTCACAACGCCAACCATTTCAAAATTTATGTTAGAGAAGTTGAATAA
- a CDS encoding COG3014 family protein, producing MSYDEQLRASRYQLGSGKFELASDFLAEGSKGDNNYYLKQLEKGRMSYLAGDYEQSQTHFTTVDEQLKWLSRQAEYRLSTGLQNVSALATNDNFIEYHIPVYEQVMLHHYQAINYLHSNGLESALIEVRRAAMIQQQAMQEAPISLEEQLRDYKAQYDDLMQEYPRLNSNDKTVDNAFQNGLTFALSAALYLAAGQEDDAYIDYRKALALAPNNSYLQAEVARLGKKLSMSDYKKYTHAEAVPLSKQQGLLIVLHEQSIVAARQEARFTLPLYNHNRWQTYTVALPIMRENAQVSIPQKLTVNGEQFATERLVQFDELAAKQLQQDLPGILLRQILRVITKDQFRREVNKDRADDEENWANALVNIYNVASERADTRSWQTLPALAQIAVKALPVGEHTLEFEGLIEPSTSITLRPRKVTLVLTSDLGAPAQVFNL from the coding sequence GTGAGCTACGATGAGCAATTACGAGCGAGTCGCTACCAACTTGGGTCTGGGAAGTTTGAACTTGCCTCAGATTTTTTGGCCGAAGGAAGCAAAGGGGATAACAACTACTACCTTAAGCAACTAGAAAAAGGCCGCATGAGCTACCTCGCTGGCGATTATGAACAAAGCCAAACACATTTTACTACCGTTGACGAACAACTTAAGTGGTTATCTCGGCAAGCGGAGTACCGTTTATCAACGGGTTTACAGAATGTTTCGGCCTTGGCGACCAACGACAACTTTATTGAGTACCATATTCCTGTTTATGAACAGGTTATGTTGCATCATTATCAGGCGATAAATTACTTGCATAGCAATGGCCTAGAGTCGGCATTGATTGAGGTGCGCCGTGCGGCAATGATTCAACAACAAGCTATGCAAGAAGCACCAATTAGCCTAGAAGAGCAATTACGGGATTACAAAGCACAATACGACGATTTAATGCAAGAATACCCGCGACTAAACTCCAACGATAAAACCGTGGATAATGCTTTTCAAAATGGTTTAACGTTTGCTCTATCAGCTGCATTGTACTTGGCGGCGGGGCAAGAGGATGATGCTTACATCGATTACCGAAAAGCCTTAGCACTGGCGCCTAATAATAGCTATTTACAAGCCGAAGTAGCCCGCCTTGGCAAGAAACTCTCGATGAGTGACTATAAAAAGTATACCCATGCAGAGGCTGTTCCCTTAAGTAAACAACAAGGGTTGCTGATTGTTCTCCATGAACAATCAATCGTTGCAGCTCGCCAAGAAGCCCGTTTTACTTTACCACTTTATAACCATAATCGCTGGCAAACCTACACGGTAGCGCTGCCCATTATGAGGGAAAATGCCCAAGTAAGCATTCCACAAAAGCTCACGGTTAATGGTGAACAGTTTGCTACCGAACGTTTAGTGCAGTTTGATGAATTAGCAGCTAAGCAGCTGCAGCAAGATTTACCAGGCATATTACTACGGCAAATCTTGCGAGTTATCACCAAAGACCAATTTAGGCGAGAAGTGAATAAAGACAGAGCTGATGACGAAGAAAATTGGGCAAATGCCTTAGTCAATATTTACAATGTTGCTTCAGAGCGCGCCGATACACGTAGTTGGCAAACCTTACCAGCTTTAGCACAGATTGCTGTTAAAGCTTTGCCTGTTGGTGAACATACTCTAGAATTTGAGGGGTTAATTGAACCATCCACAAGCATTACTTTAAGGCCTAGAAAAGTTACTTTGGTGTTAACCAGTGATTTGGGTGCTCCTGCTCAAGTATTTAATTTATGA
- a CDS encoding methyl-accepting chemotaxis protein: MKKKSLNVASSLQFFKNISIVHRVNIGFGFLVLMMVLTNVLSLQTGSRFNQQLDTVTEEATPLVLQSSQFAVDLLTADKYFKDALTSSESNAIKASSEAFEQSELVFISSLGTLRSMSEGNAELESRLDALNSLDQNYFQVAKQVMNDNINYLEDLQSVKRSTNQLSVMLPQLKKNLSDKVAALNDDYIRWAAESFLNAMAVIELNTLEGLNTSQSKKVSVILNRNNKLIKNFLSATSDLEEEIPELRNDMGHQIDQFVKDSTKSDGVLAAHLKVTQDSEAIAKRVSETSLQITEAISQLSSINDIANAQVDNASENANKMLEASRIQLITAMVIVIPLALLVAWNVASSIKQPLNLLLKTLKAAAAGDMTETVKYQSTNEFGQLADSANSMMEQMRSVLNDISEAAESLSNVSKGNSTTLNTAKIELDNQRQETASVAAAMTEMEQSVREVAKSANITLEKVMEVEEAANSGRQVMSNNITTTHQLSEKLEHSSSVIGEVDSMSNSIGSILDVIRGIADQTNLLALNAAIEAARAGEQGRGFAVVADEVRVLAQKTTNSTTEIQSMIENLQRSAQRAVSVMSECSSEMQASISQSSDANGAMEEIQGIITQISDMSSQIAAAAEQQQATGAEISNNLNRISDISDENYQSIEIVTSTSEELGELAGQQDSLVKRFTL; the protein is encoded by the coding sequence ATGAAAAAAAAGTCACTGAACGTAGCCTCATCGCTCCAATTTTTTAAGAATATTTCTATTGTTCATCGAGTAAACATTGGTTTCGGCTTTCTAGTTTTAATGATGGTACTTACCAATGTATTGTCGTTACAAACAGGCAGTCGCTTCAACCAGCAACTTGATACCGTAACAGAAGAAGCCACACCATTAGTGCTACAAAGTAGTCAGTTTGCGGTAGATTTGCTCACCGCCGATAAGTACTTTAAAGATGCCCTAACCTCTAGCGAATCTAATGCTATTAAAGCTAGCAGCGAGGCTTTTGAGCAAAGCGAGTTAGTATTTATTTCTTCACTTGGCACGTTACGCTCTATGTCGGAAGGCAATGCTGAGTTGGAATCTCGTTTAGATGCCCTAAACTCGCTAGATCAAAACTACTTCCAAGTCGCTAAACAGGTAATGAATGACAACATTAATTACTTGGAAGACTTACAATCGGTTAAGCGTAGCACCAACCAATTGTCGGTAATGCTACCGCAACTTAAGAAAAACCTATCAGATAAAGTAGCTGCATTGAACGATGATTACATTCGTTGGGCGGCTGAGAGCTTCTTAAATGCTATGGCCGTTATCGAGCTTAATACCTTAGAAGGCTTAAACACTAGCCAATCCAAAAAGGTTTCAGTCATCCTTAACCGCAACAACAAGCTAATCAAAAACTTCTTAAGTGCCACTTCTGACTTAGAGGAGGAAATACCTGAATTACGCAATGATATGGGCCACCAAATTGATCAGTTTGTGAAGGATTCAACTAAATCCGACGGTGTACTAGCGGCCCACTTAAAAGTGACTCAAGATAGTGAAGCAATTGCTAAACGTGTGAGTGAAACCTCTCTGCAGATTACCGAAGCGATTAGCCAGCTATCTAGCATTAACGACATCGCCAATGCGCAAGTTGACAATGCTTCAGAAAATGCGAATAAAATGCTAGAAGCTAGCCGCATACAGCTAATTACAGCAATGGTTATAGTGATTCCGCTAGCGCTATTAGTTGCTTGGAACGTTGCAAGCTCTATCAAACAGCCACTTAATTTGTTACTCAAAACGCTCAAAGCTGCAGCTGCGGGCGATATGACAGAAACAGTGAAATACCAAAGTACTAACGAATTTGGACAGCTAGCCGATTCAGCCAACAGCATGATGGAGCAAATGCGTTCCGTGTTAAATGACATAAGCGAAGCAGCAGAAAGCCTATCTAACGTGTCTAAAGGCAACTCTACTACCCTCAATACCGCAAAAATTGAGTTAGATAATCAACGACAAGAAACGGCTTCAGTTGCTGCCGCCATGACTGAAATGGAACAATCGGTAAGAGAAGTGGCCAAGAGCGCTAACATTACTTTGGAAAAAGTAATGGAAGTTGAAGAAGCGGCAAACTCTGGCCGACAAGTGATGAGCAACAACATCACCACTACACACCAATTATCAGAAAAACTAGAGCATAGTAGTTCAGTTATTGGTGAAGTTGACAGCATGAGTAACAGTATTGGCTCAATCTTAGATGTAATCAGAGGCATTGCCGACCAAACCAATTTATTGGCTTTAAACGCTGCGATTGAAGCCGCTCGTGCTGGCGAGCAAGGCCGTGGATTTGCAGTAGTAGCTGACGAAGTGCGAGTATTAGCACAGAAAACCACCAATTCAACAACCGAAATTCAATCTATGATTGAAAACCTCCAAAGAAGCGCTCAACGCGCTGTATCGGTTATGTCGGAGTGTTCTTCAGAAATGCAAGCCAGTATTTCTCAAAGCTCTGACGCTAACGGTGCAATGGAGGAAATCCAAGGCATTATTACTCAAATCTCTGATATGAGTAGCCAAATTGCTGCTGCGGCAGAACAACAGCAAGCCACCGGCGCTGAGATATCCAACAACCTTAACCGTATCTCAGATATTAGTGATGAGAACTACCAAAGCATTGAAATAGTGACAAGCACAAGTGAAGAGCTTGGTGAATTAGCAGGACAGCAAGACTCACTAGTTAAACGCTTTACCCTTTAG
- a CDS encoding 6-carboxytetrahydropterin synthase, with translation MKLFVKDLTVIDSTYLCPDRGLVGESWLVDIELGGSLNDMDMLLDFGQVKKLIKRLIDEKVDHKLLVPIRSPLCKVKTGEGYTQLDFMRPHGKSIHLRCPDEAYTFIDSVEVSNEALTAYVKNVVLEQLPANIQDLVITLRHESIDGPYYHYSHGLKKHDGNCQRIAHGHRSTIEIQVDGEYDIDLATSWAMKWRNIYLGSESDEISQQDISFYQQQAWQNHYAFAYQSPQGYFELVLPKQETDILPCETTVENLAAYIASTLASVMEGHSLKVIAYEGVGKGAISEVYR, from the coding sequence ATGAAATTATTTGTAAAAGATTTAACCGTAATCGACTCTACCTACCTTTGTCCTGATCGTGGTTTAGTGGGAGAGAGTTGGTTAGTAGACATAGAGTTAGGTGGTTCACTTAATGATATGGATATGCTGTTAGATTTTGGCCAAGTAAAAAAGCTGATTAAACGTTTAATCGATGAAAAGGTCGATCACAAACTGTTGGTGCCTATTCGCTCGCCTCTATGTAAGGTAAAAACCGGCGAAGGTTATACCCAATTGGACTTCATGCGACCGCATGGAAAGAGCATTCATTTACGTTGCCCTGATGAAGCGTATACCTTTATTGACTCGGTAGAGGTGAGTAACGAAGCCTTAACCGCGTACGTAAAAAATGTCGTTTTAGAGCAACTGCCGGCGAACATTCAAGATTTGGTTATTACCTTAAGACACGAATCTATCGATGGTCCTTATTATCACTATAGCCACGGATTGAAAAAGCACGATGGCAATTGTCAGCGTATCGCTCATGGGCATCGTTCCACTATAGAAATTCAGGTAGATGGGGAGTACGACATTGACTTAGCCACCAGTTGGGCGATGAAGTGGCGCAATATTTACCTTGGTAGCGAAAGTGATGAAATTAGCCAGCAAGACATTAGCTTTTACCAACAGCAAGCCTGGCAAAACCATTACGCGTTTGCCTATCAATCGCCGCAAGGTTATTTTGAACTAGTGCTACCCAAACAAGAAACAGACATTCTGCCCTGTGAGACTACTGTCGAGAATTTAGCTGCGTATATTGCATCTACCTTAGCAAGCGTGATGGAAGGACATAGTTTGAAAGTTATTGCTTACGAAGGGGTAGGAAAGGGAGCAATATCAGAGGTTTATCGCTAA
- a CDS encoding PilZ domain-containing protein — METIDIDVDPIAPELLKQFNALPCQTEVHLQIPTPTKPLRLRSRLIGIEPGMCVILSRGMDQNWEAARDLIREGQSIVVRIVNEGDPNATIFAYRGSISKLMSSVGRWVVLDYPRNVQKISLRQHSRLPISLSCNMRSGADKQESFDGLLKDLSLNGGGFVSSPIPLPLTKQAFTLELTVEDQEPLAITVNICNQHLEQRSPEKVHYGLSFDADDKLKQRFIERALLEIVQRENKTPGLKA; from the coding sequence ATGGAAACGATAGATATTGATGTGGACCCTATAGCTCCGGAACTTCTCAAGCAGTTTAATGCCCTTCCTTGTCAAACCGAAGTGCATTTACAAATACCCACTCCCACAAAGCCATTGCGCTTAAGAAGTCGCTTAATTGGTATTGAGCCGGGAATGTGTGTGATTTTATCTCGCGGAATGGACCAAAATTGGGAAGCAGCTAGAGATTTAATTCGAGAAGGTCAGTCAATTGTTGTGCGTATTGTAAACGAAGGCGATCCAAACGCTACGATATTTGCCTATCGCGGCTCTATTTCTAAGCTAATGAGTAGTGTTGGCCGCTGGGTAGTGTTGGATTATCCACGCAACGTGCAAAAAATCAGTTTACGCCAACACAGCCGCTTGCCTATTTCCTTGTCTTGCAATATGCGCAGTGGCGCTGATAAACAAGAATCTTTCGATGGCTTACTAAAGGATTTATCACTAAATGGTGGTGGCTTTGTGTCTAGTCCTATTCCTCTGCCGTTAACTAAACAAGCATTTACACTAGAATTAACAGTAGAAGACCAAGAGCCATTAGCGATAACGGTGAATATTTGTAATCAGCATTTAGAACAACGCTCACCAGAAAAAGTGCATTACGGCTTAAGCTTTGATGCCGACGACAAACTTAAGCAAAGATTTATTGAACGTGCGCTTCTAGAAATTGTGCAACGAGAAAACAAAACTCCCGGTTTAAAAGCATAA
- a CDS encoding ABC transporter ATP-binding protein: protein MADVILKNVRKNYDPAIHQDTLRDINLDIKDGEFVVFVGPSGCGKSTLLRMIAGLEDITSGELNIGSKFMNDVPPVERNVGMVFQSYALYPHMDLRENMSFGLKLKKVDKDTIKTRVDNASDILGLDPLLDRKPKELSGGQRQRVAIGRCIVQQPGVFLFDEPLSNLDAALRVKMRIEIAKLHKELQSTIIYVTHDQVEAMTLADKIVVLSPLDPNAATNLEQYGSPLELYHNPANKFVAGFIGSPKMNFIEGEIIETGEQESKVKLVTGDVITAAVDTSRASVGDLIELGCRPEHLVEDTHAHAENFITGTVVVAEHLGSESYVYMDVKGFDFTFKARSEFPSKNGDELRVGLPTKACYLFDSNGIAFPRTAKYNKD from the coding sequence ATGGCTGATGTAATTCTAAAAAATGTACGTAAAAACTACGATCCGGCAATTCACCAAGATACCTTGCGTGATATTAACCTAGATATTAAAGATGGCGAGTTTGTTGTATTTGTTGGTCCATCAGGTTGTGGTAAGTCAACGTTGCTACGTATGATTGCTGGCTTAGAAGATATTACTAGTGGTGAGCTTAACATTGGTAGTAAGTTCATGAATGACGTACCGCCAGTAGAACGTAACGTAGGTATGGTGTTCCAGTCTTACGCACTATACCCACACATGGATTTACGCGAAAATATGTCTTTCGGCCTTAAGTTGAAAAAGGTTGATAAAGATACGATTAAAACCCGAGTAGATAATGCTTCTGACATTCTAGGCCTAGATCCTCTTCTAGACCGTAAGCCAAAAGAGTTAAGTGGTGGTCAGCGTCAACGTGTTGCTATTGGTCGTTGTATTGTACAGCAACCAGGCGTATTCCTATTTGATGAGCCACTATCTAACCTTGATGCAGCACTTCGTGTGAAGATGCGTATCGAGATCGCTAAACTGCACAAAGAACTGCAATCAACTATCATCTACGTTACCCACGACCAAGTGGAAGCGATGACCTTAGCTGATAAGATTGTGGTGCTTAGCCCACTAGACCCTAATGCTGCCACTAACTTGGAGCAATACGGTTCTCCGTTAGAGCTTTACCATAACCCAGCTAATAAGTTTGTTGCTGGCTTTATTGGTTCGCCAAAAATGAACTTCATCGAAGGCGAAATCATAGAAACTGGTGAGCAAGAAAGTAAAGTTAAATTGGTAACTGGCGATGTTATCACTGCTGCGGTAGATACTAGCCGTGCAAGCGTAGGTGATTTAATTGAGCTTGGTTGCCGTCCAGAGCACTTGGTAGAAGATACCCATGCTCATGCAGAGAACTTCATTACAGGTACAGTAGTAGTTGCTGAACACCTAGGTTCAGAGTCTTACGTTTATATGGACGTTAAAGGCTTCGATTTTACCTTTAAAGCACGCAGTGAATTCCCAAGTAAAAATGGTGATGAACTACGTGTAGGCCTGCCAACTAAAGCTTGTTACTTGTTTGATAGTAATGGCATTGCGTTCCCGCGTACTGCCAAGTACAACAAAGACTAG
- the malG gene encoding maltose ABC transporter permease MalG codes for MAMVQPKSLKYRKLATHVVLCLFLCLIIFPLLMVITISFRTGNFAVGELIPSNPTLDHWRLALGITVVNPDGSLTPPPFPVLTWLWNSIKVAGISALLIVALSTTSAYAFARMRFRGKATILNGMLIFQMFPSVLALVAIYALFNKIGEYIPWLGLNTHGGLIFAYLGGIALHVWTIKGYFETIDPALEESAAIDGATPWQAFRLVLLPLSVPILAVVFILAFIGVITEVPMASVLMQDVDKLTLAVGAQQYLYPQNYLWGDFAAAAVLSGFPITLVFLMAQRWLVGGLTAGGVKG; via the coding sequence ATGGCAATGGTTCAACCTAAATCATTGAAATATAGAAAACTAGCTACTCACGTAGTGCTATGTTTGTTTCTATGTTTAATTATTTTCCCATTATTAATGGTAATCACAATTTCATTCCGTACTGGTAACTTTGCGGTAGGTGAATTGATTCCATCTAACCCTACTTTAGATCACTGGCGCTTGGCCTTAGGGATTACAGTTGTAAACCCAGATGGTTCATTAACGCCGCCTCCATTCCCAGTACTAACTTGGTTATGGAACTCGATTAAAGTAGCGGGTATCTCAGCCTTACTAATCGTGGCTCTATCTACAACTAGTGCTTACGCGTTTGCTCGTATGCGCTTTAGAGGTAAAGCAACCATTCTTAACGGTATGTTGATTTTCCAAATGTTCCCATCTGTATTGGCCTTGGTAGCAATTTACGCCTTGTTCAACAAGATTGGTGAATACATTCCTTGGTTGGGTCTAAACACTCACGGCGGGTTAATTTTCGCTTACCTAGGTGGTATTGCACTTCACGTGTGGACCATTAAAGGGTACTTCGAAACCATTGACCCGGCATTAGAAGAGTCTGCTGCTATTGATGGCGCAACTCCTTGGCAAGCGTTTAGATTGGTATTGTTACCGCTTTCTGTTCCTATTTTGGCAGTAGTGTTCATTCTTGCATTCATTGGTGTAATTACCGAAGTACCAATGGCGTCTGTATTGATGCAAGATGTTGATAAGCTCACGCTCGCCGTAGGTGCTCAACAATATCTCTATCCGCAAAACTACTTGTGGGGCGATTTCGCCGCTGCAGCTGTATTGTCAGGATTCCCTATCACGCTAGTGTTCCTAATGGCTCAACGTTGGTTGGTCGGCGGGTTAACAGCTGGTGGTGTTAAAGGTTAA